The sequence CGAAGACGGCCTGAAGCACGCTTACGGATATGTCCTCAAAAAGGAATTTGAAAAATAACAGTAAAAGCACCGTTTCCCAATGCGGAAACGGTGCTTTTTGCGTGTAATGCTTCAATTCAAATGATTCAGTTCAAGTGGTGCCTGAAAAGATAGGCGGCCACGGAGAGTGTTACGGCGGAAATCACGCTAAGCGGAATGAAGTTCCAGAAGAGCTGTCCGAAGGTAAGGCCCTCAAGGTAAATGCGTCGGATGAGTTCCAGTGCAAAGCGGAGCGGATCCGCATACGTAATGATCTGGAGGAACCGCGGCATATTGTTGATCGGCGTGACGACGCCGGAGAGAAGGGCCATCGGCACCATCAGGACTACGACATAGACAAGCACCTGCTGCATGTTCTTGGAAATGGAGGAAACGATGAGGCCGCAGCCTGTCGAGCTCAGCACGTAGAAGAAAATAGCCGTGTAGAACATGCCGAAGTTTCCTGCAAACGGCACATTGAACCAGAAGTAGCTGATACAGAAGAGGATCGTACATTGGATGAATCCGACGATCATTGGCGGCATGGCTTTGCCGATCAGTATGACTGACGGGCTGACCGGTGCGACAAGAAGCTGCTCGAATGTGCCTTCTTCTCTTTCTCTTGCGACCGAAAGCCCCGCCAGAACAAAGACCTGCGCAAAACTCAAAAGCCCGATGATCCCCGGCATGAAGAACCAGCGCGTGATCTGGTTCGGATTGTACCATGTCCTTGTAATGACCGTCACGGGGGCCGAGACGCCTGTCCTTTCCTGATTGAAGCTGTTTACGATGCGGCCTGCATAGCCTGTGACGAGGCCTGCGACCATCGTATTTCGTCCATCAGATATGATCTGGACAGGAGCCTTTTCTCCCTGATCGAGCTTGTCCTGGAAATCCTGCGGGATGGAGATCGCCATGACGGCTTTTTCCTGCTCTATGTACGGTGCGATTTCATTGGCATTCGACACAGTCGCCACGCGGTGGAAAAGCGATGTCCCGTCAAAGCGGGAAAGAAGGTCTGCGGAAGCCCCGCTCCTGCTCTGGTCCAGGACGACATACGGCGCATTTTCCAGATTGTAATTGGCCGCATAGCCGAAGAGGAACCCCATCAGGATACAGGGAATGACGACAATCCTTCTTGTCGCAGGATCCTGCCAGATGGAGAGGATTTCCTTCTTGCAGATGACGGCAAGCTGCTGCAGAAAAAGCTGGAAGGTGCTCATCATTCCACCTTCTTTCTCGTGATGCCAAAAGCGATGCTCACGAAGCATACGGCATAAAGGATGAGAATGCCGCCCTGCGTCAGGAGGATCGTCCAGTTATTGCCGGACAGGAAGAGCGAACGGATGCAGACGAGGTAGTGGCTGAAGGGAAGGATTTCACCTACAGCGCGCACGACGATCGGCGTCGATCGTAAATCGAAAATGAAGCCTGACAGAATAAAGCAGGGAAGGAAACTGATCAGGAGCGAAAGCTGGCAAGCCAGGAACTGGTTCTTCGTAACGGCTGAAATCATCAGCCCGATGCCAAGCGCAACCAACAGGTAAATCATGGATATGCCAAGAATGGCAGAGAGGGAACTGACCATGGGGACGCTGAAGAGGAACCTTGAAAGGACAAGGCAGATGCCTGTACCAAGGAGTGCGATGAAGAAGTACGGCACCATCTTGGCAAGGACAAGCTCCATCGGCTTTACCGGCGTGACGAAGAGGGATTCGAATGTCCCCCTCTCCCATTCACGGGCCATGACGACCGAGGTCAGCATGACGCCGATAATCGTCATGATCAGCATGACGAGGCCCGGGATGAAGAACCATGTACTGGAATTGGCATTGTTATACCACATGCGCGGTTCGACTATCACTGTCCCGAAGGATGCAGCGCCGGACATATGGCGCGCTTCCCAGGAGGCGATGGAGGTATCGACGTAGGTCTGCACGCTCATGGCCGTCGCTGTTTCGACGCCGTCAAGGACAAGGAGCATCTTTGCATTCCCTTCGTGGAGGCGCGCTGCGAAATCCGAAGGCACATCGATGATGGCATTCACCTTCCTGTCTGTCATCATCTGCTCAGCTTCCTTGAAACTTGTGACATAGGTCGGCGAGAAATATTCAGACCCGTCCATGAAGGAAAGGACATCCTGGGATGCCGGCGAAGGATCTTCCAGGACAACGGCGATCGGCACGTTCTTGACGTCAAGAGATATGCCGTAGCCGATGATCAGAATCAGGATGATCGGAAGGGCAATCCCCAGAAGAAGGGAGCTGGAGTCTCTGGAAAGCTGGAGAAACTCTTTGCGGATGAGCGCTTTCATGCGCCGAAAGAATCCGGAACTCATGATTTCTCCCCTTCCTTTCTCGACCGCTCGACGATTTCAATGAAAATCCTGTCCATGTCAGCGCCCGGCTGCCCAAGTTTCTCACGGATTTCCGAAGGGCTTCCGATGGCCAGAAGGATGCCGTTGTCCTGGATCATGAAACGGTCGCAGTACTCGGCTTCTTCCATGAAATGCGTCGTGATGATGATTGTCGTGCCCCGCGCGGCAAGGGTCGTGATTCTTCTCCAGAAATTTCTTCTGGCCAATGGATCGATGCCCGAGGTCGGTTCATCGAGGAAAAGAATCTGCGGCTCGTGAAGAAGCGCCGCTGCCATGGATAGACGCTGCTTGTACCCGCCCGGCAGGTCTTCCGCCAGACGGTCGAGGACATCTTCCAGATCGAACTCCTGGCAGAGCTCCCTGATCCTTTCAGAAAGTCTCCCCTTCGGTACACCGTAGATGCCGCCGAAGAATTTCAGATTATCCAGGACGGACATGTGGCTGTAGAGAGAAAACTTCTGCGCCACATACCCGATATTCGCACGCGCCTGCGTCCTTGCCTTTCTAAGGTCTACACCTGCGACGGATAGAAAGCCGCTAGTTTCAGGAAGAAGGCCGCAGAGCATTTTGAACGTCGTCGTCTTGCCTGCTCCGTTCGGCCCTAAAAGACCGAAGATTTCTCCCTTATGCACTTCGAAAGATGTATTGGAAACAGCCGTAAAGTCCCCGAACTTCTTGACGAGGTTCTTTACGACGATATTGACTTCACTAGACGGTCTTCCGCCCCGGTCGAGCACGTCCTCTGCTTCTTCCGGCGGCGCTTCATGGCCTTCCGCTTTTCTGAGGAGCGTCATGAAACCGTCTTCCAGTTTGGCAGGAACGGGCGTGGGCTCAAGGTGGTGCCTCTTGAGATACGGTATTTCATCGACGCCCTTTTCCATAATGAAATGGACGGCGCCGCCTCTTGGCACGGCATCGACGATCAGCTTCGTTTCATCAATCAGATGCGCCTGCAGGATGCGTGTGGGGACGCCTTCTTCAGGAAGGACATTGTAGCATCGGCCGTCTGCAATCCGGCAGAGGTCCTCCGGCGTGCCATCCGCCAGAAGATTCCCCTTATGAAGAACGAAGACATGGCCGCACATTTCTGCTTCATTCATGTACGCCGTGCTGACAAAGATGGAAAGATGTTCTTCCTTGACGAATGTCTTCAGTATTTTCCACAGCTCGCGCCTCGAAAGCGGATCGACGCCGACAGTCGGTTCATCAAGAAGGAGAAGATCCGGCGAGCGGACGAGCGTGCAGGCAAGGCCCAGCTTCTGCTTC is a genomic window of Veillonellaceae bacterium containing:
- a CDS encoding ABC transporter permease, which gives rise to MMSTFQLFLQQLAVICKKEILSIWQDPATRRIVVIPCILMGFLFGYAANYNLENAPYVVLDQSRSGASADLLSRFDGTSLFHRVATVSNANEIAPYIEQEKAVMAISIPQDFQDKLDQGEKAPVQIISDGRNTMVAGLVTGYAGRIVNSFNQERTGVSAPVTVITRTWYNPNQITRWFFMPGIIGLLSFAQVFVLAGLSVAREREEGTFEQLLVAPVSPSVILIGKAMPPMIVGFIQCTILFCISYFWFNVPFAGNFGMFYTAIFFYVLSSTGCGLIVSSISKNMQQVLVYVVVLMVPMALLSGVVTPINNMPRFLQIITYADPLRFALELIRRIYLEGLTFGQLFWNFIPLSVISAVTLSVAAYLFRHHLN
- a CDS encoding ABC transporter permease; protein product: MKALIRKEFLQLSRDSSSLLLGIALPIILILIIGYGISLDVKNVPIAVVLEDPSPASQDVLSFMDGSEYFSPTYVTSFKEAEQMMTDRKVNAIIDVPSDFAARLHEGNAKMLLVLDGVETATAMSVQTYVDTSIASWEARHMSGAASFGTVIVEPRMWYNNANSSTWFFIPGLVMLIMTIIGVMLTSVVMAREWERGTFESLFVTPVKPMELVLAKMVPYFFIALLGTGICLVLSRFLFSVPMVSSLSAILGISMIYLLVALGIGLMISAVTKNQFLACQLSLLISFLPCFILSGFIFDLRSTPIVVRAVGEILPFSHYLVCIRSLFLSGNNWTILLTQGGILILYAVCFVSIAFGITRKKVE
- a CDS encoding ATP-binding cassette domain-containing protein: MGVEEDVIRAEKLNKVFSIKGKKPLTALNGLSLSVKKGELTAVIGPDGAGKTTLMRLIAGLMNSTSGSLTVLGMDSVKDAEEIQSRISYMPQKFGLYEDLTVQENLDLYADLHGVPQEKRPERFGKLLDMMGLAPFTGRFAGKLSGGMKQKLGLACTLVRSPDLLLLDEPTVGVDPLSRRELWKILKTFVKEEHLSIFVSTAYMNEAEMCGHVFVLHKGNLLADGTPEDLCRIADGRCYNVLPEEGVPTRILQAHLIDETKLIVDAVPRGGAVHFIMEKGVDEIPYLKRHHLEPTPVPAKLEDGFMTLLRKAEGHEAPPEEAEDVLDRGGRPSSEVNIVVKNLVKKFGDFTAVSNTSFEVHKGEIFGLLGPNGAGKTTTFKMLCGLLPETSGFLSVAGVDLRKARTQARANIGYVAQKFSLYSHMSVLDNLKFFGGIYGVPKGRLSERIRELCQEFDLEDVLDRLAEDLPGGYKQRLSMAAALLHEPQILFLDEPTSGIDPLARRNFWRRITTLAARGTTIIITTHFMEEAEYCDRFMIQDNGILLAIGSPSEIREKLGQPGADMDRIFIEIVERSRKEGEKS